A single genomic interval of Helianthus annuus cultivar XRQ/B chromosome 13, HanXRQr2.0-SUNRISE, whole genome shotgun sequence harbors:
- the LOC110901358 gene encoding uncharacterized protein LOC110901358: MYATHSFWFEALFWWYNVKQAKGPGVTSALTWNELKEHIMEKFCHKIEKDKIEREFIQLQAGTMTHRQYTTKFYEMARLLPEHVKPEAKRVKRYVQGLPPRIRELVRISAPKTYESAIALSAIAYEEDGKITSDNKMK, translated from the coding sequence ATGTATGCCACTCACTCATTCTGGTTTGAGGCATTATTCTGGTGGTATAATGTCAAACAAGCCAAAGGACCTGGAGTTACTTCTGCTTTAACCTGGAACGAATTAAAGGAGCATATTATGGAGAAATTTTGTcataaaattgaaaaagacaAAATCGAAAGAGAATTTATACAACTACAAGCTGGGACAATGACGCATCGTCAGTACACAACTAAATTTTATGAAATGGCTAGGTTACTTCCTGAGCATGTAAAACCTGAAGCCAAGCGTGTAAAAAGGTATGTGCAAGGGTTACCTCCTCGTATTCGAGAATTGGTTCGAATTTCTGCCCCAAAGACATACGAATCGGCAATTGCGTTAAGTGCAATTGCATACGAAGAAGATGGCAAGATAACGAGTGACaataaaatgaaatga